A single Megachile rotundata isolate GNS110a chromosome 9, iyMegRotu1, whole genome shotgun sequence DNA region contains:
- the LOC100880584 gene encoding uncharacterized protein LOC100880584 isoform X1: protein MNNSLDPDFEEFKFSDQSKIWKDDALDDIQRFGEHIDDQNSIFSLQFPLLNCEICSKQFISKKQLRIHIYTHLGRPRIVLKRIANLKSVKRKYSNTYWLDPGKKGSLKLTLKKQTFCDSLKLTLKKSSESEDFAVVNTNINLGTENHCREDVAGTEDDDQTRDKNTENSINRSFENVMVEQQDEYGNVKFNTHDHNLLEENDRPSIDINEGDSGVGSDMANPSEKEDQNVDDLQNTDQYENSDKRLSETEDHEESDALEATCRETIENLKKLGEQSGSRSMSQLIDNSNIEEDDDRHETNMTHDLEENPAINIISKSSTFSNHSTNCGDSEDKGEETAESTAGFSWNQLSTNLANKTNEVPKENDEQSDHGGESNIENAGSLLQNLIDHQRHNQNETLSNNLPSETEYVSLEKLAETVSTCRVCNEKFKDIAHLDEHRSKAGHYQCNISECINLIFHSPLEVSMHKAQIHGTPLSPSVSQLSPHLNPSSPHLNQNSPHLSQTSPQLNTHSPHATSMESPNTPNSQQLNRISPLNSPHQTNSPTYNAVANTGQQILPPVNFEQLPAPVQQLAQQVQRMPLPQTQMPPSLPPGANTMIPGPNYFVQPPGRPPLYRVPGPQSMHYPPHIAHLYSQYGPGPYPQMTAPPQMHPQLSQQISRGRYPTVAQSSRAPRIPQNGSTPRQRMKRPLQQTVQAQQQNNSAIKQRRMDVLLPDRNEDADCHVIAQQKRNDGLPVIQNVQGATTQQSRNDSTIHLTDSITLSVRQPGSAPAQVQNTSGPGSKKSDAKAVANVLAARGITVTPAANKNKSSEQNKQQIPSQPQKTTPSQQPLNFTALTLNSAISIIPAHSQKKQPEQGQFAVPQNKQNKTAVNEVERPPRPPTVDLTQDGPPQMPVVRRGRPPRALLTCQVCDKSFQNQEMLTQHMATHRAPSKLLHKCNLCPAQYPTAQALLTHKQAYHKEVDTVAQNGGAELALPVVDLKSPHVLNRLSNLGIQSYIPLSQLSAQTGGYFGLPIITIDGARNPNTCNLGALGATSILSLGPLKHLSNR from the exons ATGAACAATTCATTAGATCCagattttgaagaatttaaattttctgaTCAGAGCAAAATTTGGAAGGACGATGCACTGGACGATATACAAAGATTTG GTGAACATATAGATGatcaaaattcaattttttctttacaATTTCCATTGTTAAATTGCGAAATTTGTAGTAAACAGTTTATATCAAAAAAACAGTTACGTATTCACATATATACACACTTAGGAAGACCACGTATAGTTTTGAAAAGAATTGCAAATCTGAAAAgtgttaaaagaaaatatagtAATACGTATTGGCTAGATCCAGGGAAAAAGGGTTCTTTGAAACTGACATTAAAAAAACAAACATTTTGCGATTCACTGAAACTTACGCTTAAAAAATCATCCGAATCTGAAGATTTTGCCGTTGTAAACACCAACATTAATCTGGGTACAGAAAATCATTGTCGGGAAGACGTGGCTGGGACTGAGGACGATGATCAAACGCGcgataaaaatacagaaaattcaATTAATCGGTCATTCGAAAACGTGATGGTAGAGCAACAG GACGAATATGGGAACGTTAAGTTTAATACCCACGATCATAATCTATTGGAAGAAAATGATAGACCATCCATAGATATAAACGAGGGTGATTCGGGCGTAGGGAGTGATATGGCAAATCCATCCGAGAAAGAAGATCAAAATGTCGATGATCTTCAAAACACGGATCAATATGAGAATTCGGATAAAAGACTTTCTGAAACGGAAGATCACGAGGAATCGGATGCATTGGAGGCGACATGTCGTGAAAcaattgaaaacctgaaaaagcTTGGCGAACAATCTGG ATCTAGGTCTATGAGTCAATTAATCGATAACTCAAATATCGAAGAGGACGATGACAGGCACGAAACGAATATGACACACGATTTAGAAGAAAATCCagctattaatattatttcaaagtCTTCTACGTTCTCCAATCATTCGACGAATTGTGGCGATAGCGAGGATAAAGGTGAAGAAACAGCGGAAAGCACGGCAGGTTTCAGTTGGAACCAGTTATCTACTAATTTGGCGAATAAAACTAACGAGGTTCCTAAAGAAAACGATGAACAGTCCGATCATGGCGGTGAGAGTAATATCGAGAATGCTGGATCTCTTTTACAGAACTTGATCGATCATCAAAGGCATAACCAAAATGAAACGTTATCGAATAATTTACCGTCTGAAACTGAATATGTTTCACTCGAGAAGTTAGCCGAGACTGTTAGCACGTGTCGCGTCTGCAACGAGAAATTCAAAGATATAGCTCATCTGGATGAGCATCGCAGCAAAGCTGGACATTatcagtgcaatatttcggaatgtattaatttaatttttcactcACCGTTAGAAGTGTCAATGCATAAAGCTCAAATCCATGGAACTCCTCTTTCACCGAGCGTGAGCCAATTGTCTCCACATTTGAATCCGAGTTCACCGCATTTGAATCAGAATTCACCCCATTTAAGTCAAACGTCTCCGCAATTGAATACGCATTCGCCTCATGCAACCTCTATGGAATCTCCAAATACGCCGAATTCACAGCAACTAAACAGAATTTCTCCATTAAATTCTCCTCATCAAACAAATTCGCCTACGTATAACGCAGTAGCTAATACTGGACAGCAGATACTACCGCCCGTTAATTTCGAGCAGTTACCTGCACCGGTACAACAGCTGGCTCAACAAGTGCAACGTATGCCACTCCCGCAAACGCAAATGCCTCCAAGTCTTCCACCAGGTGCTAATACAATGATCCCTGGCCCAAATTACTTTGTACAGCCACCAGGAAGACCTCCGCTATATAGGGTACCTGGTCCGCAGAGCATGCATTATCCTCCTCATATAGCACATCTGTATTCGCAGTATGGGCCAGGCCCATACCCGCAAATGACTGCACCGCCGCAAATGCATCCTCAATTGTCTCAACAAATTTCACGTGGAAGGTATCCTACCGTTGCACAAAGTAGTCG GGCACCGCGGATTCCACAAAATGGATCTACTCCGCGGCAACGTATGAAACGTCCTTTACAACAAACGGTACAAGCGCAACAACAGAATAATTCTGCGATAAAACAGCGACGAATGGATGTTTTGTTACCAGACAGGAACGAAGACGCGGATTGTCACGTTATCGCTCAGCAAAAACGAAACGACGGTTTACCTGTTATACAAAATGTCCAAGGTGCTACCACTCAACAGTCTAGAAACGATTCTACTATACATCTGACGGATTCTATAACGCTCAGTGTTCGGCAACCAG GTTCCGCTCCAGCTCAAGTGCAGAATACATCAGGTCCCGGTAGCAAGAAGTCTGATGCAAAGGCTGTGGCCAATGTACTAGCAGCCAGAGGTATTACTGTTACTCCAgcagcaaataaaaataaatcaagcGAACAAAACAAACAGCAGATACCTTCCCAGCCACAGAAGACTACACCTTCACAGCAGCCTTTAAATTTTACAGCGCTCACTCTGAATTCTGCTATTTCTATCATACCAGCTCATTCACAAAAAAAGCAGCCGGAACAGGGTCAGTTTGCTGTTCCCCAGAACAAACAGAATAAGACGGCCGTGAACGAAGTGGAAAGACCACCGAGACCACCTACCGTAGATTTAACGCAAGATGGCCCACCGCAAATGCCAGTAGTCAGGCGTGGTAGACCTCCACG AGCACTTCTTACTTGTCAGGTATGTGACAAAAGTTTTCAGAATCAAGAAATGTTAACGCAACACATGGCTACGCACCGTGCGCCTAGTAAACTGCTTCATAA ATGTAATCTCTGTCCTGCCCAATATCCGACAGCTCAAGCGCTGTTGACGCATAAACAGGCGTATCATAAGGAAGTTGATACCGTAGCACAAAATGGTGGTGCAGAATTAGCGTTGCCGGTTGTAGATCTAAAATCTCCTCATGTGTTGAACAGATTATCAAATCTTGGTATACAGAGCTATATTCCGCTGTCGCAGCTTAGCGCTCAGACCGGCGGATATTTTGGTTTACCGATTATCACGATAGACGGTGCACGAAATCCTAATACTTGTAATTTAGGTGCACTTGGTGCTACATCTATTTTAAGTCTAGGCCCTCTTAAACACTTGTCAAACAGGTAA